The following proteins are co-located in the Rattus norvegicus strain BN/NHsdMcwi chromosome X, GRCr8, whole genome shotgun sequence genome:
- the LOC103690888 gene encoding large ribosomal subunit protein uL1-like, producing the protein MSSKVSRDTLYKAVQEVLYGNRCKRCKFLDMVELQISLKNYHPQKDKRFSGTIRLKSTPCSKFSVCVLGDQQHCDEAKAVDIPAMDIEALKKLNKNKKLVKKLAKKYDVFLASESLIKQIPRILGPGLNKVGKFPSLLTHNENMVAKVDKVKSTIKFQMKKVLRLAVAVGHVNMTNGELVYNIHLAVNFLVSLLKKNWQNLQALYIKSPRVCIRMLQ; encoded by the coding sequence ATGAGCAGCAAAGTTTCACGAGACACCCTCTACAAGGCAGTGCAGGAAGTCCTGTATGGGAACCGGTGTAAGCGCTGCAAGTTTCTGGATATGGTGGAGCTGCAGATCAGCCTAAAGAACTACCACCCTCAGAAGGACAAACGCTTCTCAGGTACCATCAGGCTTAAGTCCACCCCTTGCTCcaagttctctgtgtgtgtcctgggGGACCAGCAGCACTGTGATGAAGCCAAGGCCGTGGATATCCCCGCCATGGACATTGAAGCACTCAAGAAGCTTAACAAGAACAAGAAGTTGGTCAAAAAGCTGGCCAAGAAGTATGATGTCTTTTTGGCCTCTGAGTCTCTGATCAAGCAAATCCCACGTATTCTGGGCCCAGGCCTAAACAAGGTGGGTAAGTTCCCCTCCCTGTTGACACACAATGAAAACATGGTGGCCAAAGTGGATAAGGTGAAATCCACAATCAAGTTCCAGATGAAGAAGGTGTTGCGTCTGGCTGTTGCTGTCGGTCACGTGAACATGACCAATGGCGAGCTAGTCTACAACATCCACCTGGCTGTCAACTTCTTGGTGTCCTTGCTCAAGAAAAACTGGCAGAACCTCCAGGCTCTGTACATCAAGAGCCCCAGAGTCTGTATTAGGATGCTCCAATAA